In Luteipulveratus mongoliensis, the DNA window CAGGTCGAGCAGATCTCGCAGACGTACGCCTCTCGTTTCGACATCACGCGGGACGACAACTGGCAGATCCTCAAGCTGCACGAGGAGGTCGGCGAGCTCACTCAGGCGCATCTGATGCGTCAGGGTCAGGCGCGGCAGAAAGGGCTCACGCCGGAGGCGATCGACGCGGCGTTCCGCGAGGAGGTCGCAGACGTGCTGAGCCAGGTGCTGCTGCTGGCCCACCATCACCGCATCGACGTCGAGCAGGCCATCGCCGACAAGTGGCTGATCTGGAAGGACGTCTCACCCCGCCCGGAGGATGTCCTCCCTCACGAGGCGTAGTCGCGCGCTCACTGACTCGGTAACTCGGGGCTGCCTTCGGCGCGTCAGCCACTCATGCCGCTGAACGGGTTCAAGACCTGCGCGCCCGTGTGTTCCATGTCGGCCGCGTTCCTCGTGACCAGCGTGAGCCCACTCACCACGGCCGTCGCCGCAATGAGTCCGTCCGCGACCGGGATGGTCTGCACGGCATTCATCCGTCTGCCCCACTCGTCAGCGATTTCCGCCGAGATCGGGATCGCCCTGTCGGCATACTCGGTTCGAAGGACCCTGAACCAGCGCTCCAGCCGGGCAGCCTGCACGACGTCCCTGCGGCGCAGACGCTCGATCCCATCGCGGATCTCGCCGAGCGAGATCACACTG includes these proteins:
- a CDS encoding MazG nucleotide pyrophosphohydrolase domain-containing protein, whose protein sequence is MDIRELTAQVEQISQTYASRFDITRDDNWQILKLHEEVGELTQAHLMRQGQARQKGLTPEAIDAAFREEVADVLSQVLLLAHHHRIDVEQAIADKWLIWKDVSPRPEDVLPHEA
- a CDS encoding type II toxin-antitoxin system VapC family toxin; amino-acid sequence: MTFLLDTNVLSELRRRYPDVGVVQWFGDIASEEMWISVISLGEIRDGIERLRRRDVVQAARLERWFRVLRTEYADRAIPISAEIADEWGRRMNAVQTIPVADGLIAATAVVSGLTLVTRNAADMEHTGAQVLNPFSGMSG